Proteins co-encoded in one Streptomyces sp. JH34 genomic window:
- a CDS encoding copper chaperone PCu(A)C, which translates to MNRRTAVAGALALTTGLALTACSSDSVPQLEVTGAFMPQPVSDMAAGFLLVKNSGETTDRLTSVTSSLSDNVSIHETKNNTMRMVTSFEVPAGGELDLERGGNHIMFTELKQRPKRGETVSVELHFEKADPITVDIPVKETTYNPKKQ; encoded by the coding sequence GTGAACCGCCGCACGGCCGTCGCCGGCGCCCTGGCCCTCACCACCGGCCTGGCGCTGACGGCGTGTTCCTCCGACAGCGTGCCGCAGCTCGAGGTGACCGGCGCCTTCATGCCGCAGCCCGTCAGCGACATGGCGGCCGGTTTCCTCCTCGTGAAGAACAGCGGTGAGACCACCGACCGGCTGACGTCGGTGACCAGCTCGCTGTCGGACAACGTCTCCATCCACGAGACGAAGAACAACACGATGCGGATGGTGACGTCGTTCGAGGTGCCCGCCGGTGGCGAGCTCGACCTCGAACGCGGCGGAAACCACATCATGTTCACGGAGCTGAAGCAGCGGCCCAAGCGGGGAGAGACGGTCTCCGTGGAGCTGCACTTCGAGAAGGCCGACCCCATCACGGTCGACATCCCCGTGAAGGAGACCACCTACAACCCGAAGAAGCAGTGA
- a CDS encoding YcnI family protein produces MNVSRIALAGGVAASTVLLLAGTASAHVSVQPQGEAAKGGYATVNFKVPNERDDASTVKLEVTFPTDHPLASVSPQPVAGWKIDVTRSKLAKPLEVHGKKINEAVSKVTWTADAKGIEPGFFQQFPLSVGQLPEDTDQMVFKALQTYSDKEVVRWIEEPTEGGEEPESPAPVLALTAPAADAHGAAADDDKSGEAAEETTASSDDASSSNSDSTARVLGVVGIVVGVAGVAFGVLAGRRRNA; encoded by the coding sequence ATGAACGTTTCCCGCATCGCCCTCGCCGGCGGCGTCGCCGCGTCGACCGTCCTGCTGCTCGCCGGCACCGCCTCCGCGCACGTCAGCGTGCAGCCGCAGGGCGAGGCCGCCAAGGGCGGTTACGCCACCGTCAACTTCAAGGTCCCCAACGAGCGCGACGACGCCTCCACCGTCAAGCTCGAGGTCACTTTCCCGACCGACCACCCGCTGGCATCCGTCAGCCCGCAGCCGGTGGCCGGCTGGAAGATCGACGTCACCAGGAGCAAGCTGGCCAAGCCGCTCGAGGTACACGGGAAGAAGATCAACGAGGCGGTCTCCAAGGTCACCTGGACCGCGGACGCCAAGGGGATCGAGCCCGGCTTCTTCCAGCAGTTCCCGCTCTCGGTCGGGCAGCTGCCCGAGGACACCGACCAGATGGTCTTCAAGGCGCTCCAGACGTACAGCGACAAGGAAGTCGTCCGCTGGATCGAGGAGCCCACCGAGGGCGGCGAGGAGCCCGAGAGCCCCGCCCCCGTCCTGGCGCTGACCGCCCCGGCGGCCGACGCGCACGGTGCTGCCGCCGACGACGACAAGAGCGGCGAGGCGGCCGAGGAGACGACGGCGTCCTCGGACGACGCCTCTTCGTCGAACAGCGACAGCACCGCCCGTGTCCTGGGCGTCGTCGGCATCGTCGTGGGCGTCGCCGGGGTCGCGTTCGGTGTCCTCGCCGGCCGCCGCCGCAACGCCTGA
- a CDS encoding SCO family protein, translating into MYSKKTVLAAAFAAVAALTLSACGSEGGSADGSVAEVSSGTGSDPATVLDQPFTKPDLVLTDTHGEKYDLREQTKGKPTLIYFGYTNCPDVCPLTMSNIAVAKRALPEADREKLQVVFVTTDPERDTPASLGSWLKAQDPGFTGLTGDFPAIQAGARQIGIGIDPPKKEKDGTVVSMHGAQVIAFSPRTDKGYVLYSEDTTAEDYTEDLPKLVKGETP; encoded by the coding sequence ATGTACAGCAAGAAGACGGTGCTGGCCGCGGCGTTCGCCGCCGTGGCCGCACTGACCCTGTCGGCCTGCGGCAGCGAAGGGGGCTCGGCGGACGGTTCGGTCGCCGAGGTCTCCTCCGGGACCGGGTCCGATCCCGCGACCGTGCTCGACCAGCCGTTCACCAAACCCGATCTCGTCCTCACCGACACGCACGGCGAGAAGTACGACCTGCGCGAGCAGACCAAGGGCAAGCCCACCCTGATCTACTTCGGCTACACCAACTGCCCCGACGTCTGCCCGCTGACCATGAGCAACATCGCCGTCGCCAAGCGCGCCCTGCCCGAGGCGGACCGGGAGAAGCTCCAGGTCGTCTTCGTCACGACGGACCCAGAGCGGGACACCCCGGCGTCGCTGGGCAGCTGGCTCAAGGCCCAGGACCCCGGCTTCACCGGCCTCACCGGCGACTTCCCGGCCATCCAGGCGGGGGCGCGGCAGATCGGCATCGGCATCGATCCGCCGAAGAAGGAGAAGGACGGCACGGTCGTCTCGATGCACGGGGCCCAAGTCATCGCGTTCTCCCCCAGGACGGACAAGGGCTACGTGCTCTACAGCGAGGACACCACCGCCGAGGACTACACAGAGGACCTCCCGAAGCTCGTCAAGGGGGAGACCCCGTGA
- a CDS encoding ATP-binding protein: MSMWWSLHLRREAASVPLARRFLLGTMETAGVDPDISYDLSVALSEACANAVEHGGDQGETGADLAPVGGRHSGRPCGQYRVTAYLDGEKCRIEVADSGPGFPSRRALRTAARSSAGCPPDPQASGPHPTGDPSRASATHPPATAESGRGLCLIEELADHVHFGNRPGRGAVVSFDKVLKWREGALLMVS, translated from the coding sequence ATGAGCATGTGGTGGTCACTCCATTTGCGGCGCGAAGCTGCGAGCGTTCCGCTCGCCCGGCGTTTCCTGCTCGGCACGATGGAGACGGCGGGCGTGGATCCGGACATCTCCTACGACCTCTCGGTCGCACTCAGCGAAGCCTGTGCGAACGCCGTCGAACACGGCGGGGACCAGGGGGAGACGGGCGCGGACCTCGCCCCCGTCGGTGGCAGGCACTCCGGGCGGCCCTGCGGACAGTACCGGGTGACGGCGTATCTGGACGGCGAGAAGTGCCGTATCGAAGTCGCCGACTCCGGGCCCGGGTTCCCGTCCCGGCGCGCGCTTCGCACCGCCGCACGGTCATCCGCCGGGTGTCCGCCGGATCCGCAGGCGTCCGGCCCGCATCCGACGGGCGACCCTTCGCGCGCGTCCGCGACGCATCCTCCGGCCACGGCCGAGAGCGGTCGTGGGCTCTGCCTGATCGAGGAACTCGCCGACCACGTGCACTTCGGCAACCGGCCGGGACGCGGCGCGGTGGTGAGCTTCGACAAGGTCCTGAAATGGCGGGAGGGCGCGCTGCTCATGGTGTCCTGA
- a CDS encoding aminopeptidase P family protein: MSEELAPETPETAEAEPIKQRKNGLYPGISDELAENMKSGWADTELHGLEPVAQASYTAARRAALSARFPGERLVVPAGNLKTRSNDTEYAFRASTEYAYLTGDRTQDGVLVLEPADGGHEATIYLLPRSDRENGEFWLDGQGELWVGRRHSLTEAEQLLGIPAKDVRELPAALAEATGPVRNVRGHDAGVEAALTDKVTAERDEELRVFLSEARLVKDAFEIAELQKACDATARGFEDVVKVLDRAEATSERYIEGTFFLRARVDGNDIGYGSICAAGPHATTLHWVRNDGAVRSGELLLLDAGVETDEYYTADVTRTLPINGTFSPLQRKIYDAVYEAQEAGIAAVKPGGEFRDFHDAAQRVLAEKLVEWGLLGDLSVEKVLELGLQRRWTLHGTGHMLGMDVHDCAAARTESYVNGTLEPGVCLTVEPGLYFQADDLTVPEEYRGIGVRIEDDILVTEDGNRNLSAALPRRSDDVEAWMARLKG, encoded by the coding sequence GTGTCTGAGGAGCTCGCCCCGGAGACCCCGGAAACAGCAGAAGCAGAGCCGATCAAGCAGCGGAAGAACGGCCTGTACCCGGGCATTTCCGATGAGCTCGCCGAGAACATGAAGTCCGGCTGGGCCGACACCGAGCTGCACGGCCTGGAGCCGGTCGCCCAGGCCTCGTACACCGCCGCCCGCCGCGCCGCGCTCTCCGCGCGCTTCCCCGGCGAGCGGCTCGTCGTCCCCGCGGGCAACCTGAAGACCCGCTCCAACGACACCGAGTACGCCTTCCGCGCCTCCACCGAGTACGCGTACCTCACCGGCGACCGGACCCAGGACGGCGTCCTGGTCCTGGAGCCGGCGGACGGCGGACACGAGGCGACCATCTACCTGCTGCCCCGCTCGGACCGCGAGAACGGCGAGTTCTGGCTCGACGGGCAGGGCGAGCTCTGGGTCGGCCGCCGCCACTCCCTCACCGAGGCCGAGCAGCTGCTCGGCATCCCGGCGAAGGACGTCCGCGAGCTCCCCGCCGCGCTGGCCGAGGCCACCGGTCCGGTGCGCAACGTCCGCGGGCACGACGCGGGTGTCGAAGCCGCCCTCACCGACAAGGTCACCGCGGAGCGTGACGAGGAACTGCGCGTCTTCCTCTCGGAGGCCCGCCTGGTCAAGGACGCCTTCGAGATCGCCGAGTTGCAGAAGGCCTGCGACGCCACGGCGCGCGGCTTCGAGGACGTCGTGAAGGTCCTCGACCGGGCCGAGGCCACGAGCGAGCGCTACATCGAGGGCACCTTCTTCCTGCGTGCCCGCGTCGACGGCAACGACATCGGCTACGGCTCGATCTGCGCGGCCGGCCCGCACGCCACCACGCTGCACTGGGTCCGCAACGACGGCGCGGTCCGCTCCGGTGAACTCCTGCTCCTCGACGCGGGGGTGGAGACCGACGAGTACTACACCGCCGACGTGACCCGGACGCTGCCCATCAACGGCACGTTCTCGCCGCTGCAGCGGAAGATCTACGACGCGGTCTACGAGGCCCAGGAGGCGGGCATCGCCGCGGTGAAGCCCGGCGGCGAATTCCGCGACTTCCACGACGCCGCCCAGCGCGTCCTCGCCGAGAAGCTGGTCGAGTGGGGCCTGCTGGGCGACCTGTCCGTGGAGAAGGTCCTGGAGCTGGGTCTGCAGCGCCGCTGGACGCTGCACGGCACCGGCCACATGCTCGGCATGGACGTCCACGACTGCGCCGCCGCGCGGACGGAGTCGTACGTCAACGGCACCCTGGAGCCCGGGGTCTGCCTCACCGTCGAGCCCGGGCTGTACTTCCAGGCCGACGACCTGACCGTGCCCGAGGAGTACCGCGGCATCGGCGTGCGCATCGAGGACGACATCCTCGTGACCGAGGACGGCAACCGGAACCTGTCCGCCGCGCTGCCGCGCCGGTCCGACGACGTCGAGGCCTGGATGGCCCGGCTCAAGGGCTGA